The following coding sequences are from one Microtus ochrogaster isolate Prairie Vole_2 chromosome 14 unlocalized genomic scaffold, MicOch1.0 chr14_random_1, whole genome shotgun sequence window:
- the Serf2 gene encoding small EDRK-rich factor 2 isoform X2, with amino-acid sequence MTRGNQRELARQKNMKKQSDSVKGKRRDDGLSAAARKQRDSEIMQQKQKKANEKKEEPK; translated from the exons ATGACCC GCGGTAACCAGCGAGAGCTCGCCCGCCAGAAAAACATGAAGAAGCAGAGCGACTCGGTTAAGGGAAAGCGCCGAGATGATGGGCTTTCTGCTGCCGCCCGCAAGCAGAG GGACTCGGAGATCatgcagcagaagcagaaaaaggCAAACGAGAAGAAGGAGGAACCCAAGTAG
- the Serf2 gene encoding small EDRK-rich factor 2 isoform X1, translated as MTRGNQRELARQKNMKKQSDSVKGKRRDDGLSAAARKQSAPSSLPPGTRRSCSRSRKRQTRRRRNPSSFVASCPTLLPYACVPGASPTMLEFLPVVLTGPSTDGIPFALSLQRVPFVLPSPQVASLPLGHSWG; from the exons ATGACCC GCGGTAACCAGCGAGAGCTCGCCCGCCAGAAAAACATGAAGAAGCAGAGCGACTCGGTTAAGGGAAAGCGCCGAGATGATGGGCTTTCTGCTGCCGCCCGCAAGCAGAG TGCCCCATCATCTCTACCCCCAGGGACTCGGAGATCatgcagcagaagcagaaaaaggCAAACGAGAAGAAGGAGGAACCCAAGTAGCTTTGTGGCTTCGTGTCCAACCCTCTTGCCCTACGCCTGTGTGCCTGGAGCCAGTCCCACCATGCTCGAGTTTCTTCCTGTAGTGCTCACAGGTCCCAGCACCGATGGCATTCCCTTTGCCCTGAGTCTGCAGCGGGTTCCTTTTGTGCTTCCTTCCCCTCAGGTAGCCTCTCTACCCCTGGGCCACTCCTGGGGGTGA